From one Pagrus major chromosome 21, Pma_NU_1.0 genomic stretch:
- the chrng gene encoding acetylcholine receptor subunit gamma has translation MDSGPPLSLSLFVRVFMISATASALNLEGELFKDLMKGYNKNVRPMEMSGDITQVHIKMTLTNLISLNEKEEALTTSVWIEMQWCDYRLRWDQPPRSALYGNITSQMRIPSKSIWLPDVILENNVDGQFEVAYYCNALVSPDGCVYWLPPAIYRSACAITVNYFPFDWQNCTMVFRSQTYSANEIELVLSQEDNHTLEWVDIDPEAFTENGEWVIRHRPAKKVINTQQTKDELGYQELVFFLIIERKPLFYIINIIAPCVLFSSLCLLVFYLPAKAGGQKCTMSIATLLGQTVFLFLIAKKVPETSRAVPLIGKYLMFVMSVTTMVVMNCVIVLNVSLRTPNTHIMTDKVRKILLNILPRLLRMQMQPWTPNNEYTSEAGNSKSLATEVNLVPCRRRSSITLISKAEEYVMKTARSELMFTRLKERNGLMKTVFEKLHDGLEGGTAEQLSISLAKASPELKKCVASCKHIAETARQQNNFQNENEEWFLVARVIDRVCFIVMALVFFIGTIGIFLMGHFNQPPSSPFLGDPKKYLPPINNLTDLTGTDFLW, from the exons ATGGATTCTGGACCTCCGCTCTCGCTGTCACTCTTCGTAAGGGTGTTCATGATTTCTGCCACAG CATCAGCGCTCAACCTTGAAGGGGAGCTTTTTAAAGATTTGATGAAAGGCTACAACAAGAATGTCCGGCCAATGGAGATGAGTGGTGACATCACTCAGGTCCACATCAAGATGACCCTCACCAACCTCATCTCTCTG AATGAAAAGGAGGAGGCCCTGACGACGAGCGTCTGGATAGAAATG CAATGGTGTGACTACAGGCTCAGATGGGACCAGCCGCCCAGGTCAGCTCTGTACGGGAACATCACCTCTCAGATGCGGATCCCCTCTAAGAGCATCTGGCTGCCGGATGTCATACTGGAGAACAA TGTGGATGGACAGTTTGAGGTTGCATATTACTGCAATGCGCTGGTGTCTCCTGACGGCTGTGTGTACTGGCTGCCTCCTGCCATCTACCGCAGTGCGTGCGCCATCACTGTCAACTACTTTCCCTTTGACTGGCAGAACTGCACCATGGTCTTCCG CTCCCAGACTTACAGTGCCAATGAGATCGAACTGGTCCTCTCACAGGAGGATAACCACACGTTGGAGTGGGTGGATATTGACCCAGAGGCTTTCACAG aaAATGGAGAGTGGGTCATCAGACACAGGCCGGCTAAGAAGGTGATCAACACCCAGCAAACGAAGGACGAGCTGGGTTACCAGGAGCTGgtcttcttcctcatcatcgAGAGGAAGCCCCTCTTctacatcatcaacatcatcgcTCCCTGTGtgctcttctcctccctctgcctcctcgtCTTCTACTTACCTGCCAAAG CGGGCGGTCAGAAGTGCACCATGTCTATCGCCACTCTTCTGGGCCAGACTGTGTTCCTCTTCCTTATCGCTAAGAAGGTTCCAGAGACTTCGAGGGCGGTGCCTCTTATTGGCAA GTATttgatgtttgtgatgtcagTGACCACGATGGTGGTGATGAACTGTGTGATAGTCCTCAACGTCTCCCTGAGAACCCCCAACACTCACATAATGACAGACAAAGTCCGAAAG ATCCTCCTAAACATCCTGCCTCGGCTGCTGAGAATGCAGATGCAACCCTGGACACCAAACAATGAATACACCTCAGAAGCAGGAAACAGTAAATCTCTGGCTACAGAGGTGAACCTGGTCCCCTGTCGACGCCGCAGCTCCATAACCCTCATCAGCAAGGCGGAGGAATATGTGATGAAAACAGCTCGGTCTGAACTCATGTTCACCAGACTCAAAGAGAGGAACGGATTGATGAAAACAGTATTCGAGAAGCTAC ATGATGGGCTGGAGGGAGGCACCGCTGAGCAGCTCAGTATCAGCCTGGCGAAGGCCTCTCCAGAGCTGAAGAAGTGCGTGGCCTCCTGCAAACACATAGCTGAGACTGCAAGACAGCAGAACAACTTCCAGAAT GAGAATGAAGAGTGGTTCCTGGTGGCCCGGGTGATCGACAGGGTCTGCTTTATCGTCATGGCGTTGGTGTTTTTTATCGGCACAATCGGGATCTTCCTGATGGGCCATTTCAACCAGCCTCCCTCCTCGCCTTTCCTCGGGGATCCCAAGAAGTATCTCCCTCCAATAAACAATCTCACTGATCTAACTGGGACAGACTTCCTATGGTGA
- the LOC141016272 gene encoding phospholipid scramblase family member 5, producing MSAVTSQPLPFDRLEREKHIQMIFSAFQNRCGPSCQCHRESDEQLSGLTPGRKTENMQPPGKVKRPGVEEQWPGGAAGSHFMSVLETVSQIHVTARPELQGPQCVPRRIYSITAGGSRSQLIVAVEESSCVCLQCCGPARACSLQGFDCQGRQVFYFERPLRVDACCLGCCLMEMRAYTPQKHLIGSVCQRWSMFTPLLEVCDAEGASTARIQGSCCPCRCFSNQQFQIVSNIGEKVGMIWKRWPGFNDEHNMDHEYFGLEVPQRMEAHTKLLLLAATFLLNHMFFEMS from the exons ATGTCAGCGGTCACCAGTCAGCCTCTTCCCTTTGATCGACTGGAGCGAGAAAAACACATCCAGATGATCTTCAGCGCTTTCCAGAACCGCTGTGGGCCTTCGTGTCAGTGCCACCGGGAATCAGACGAGCAGCTGTCAGGCCTGACTCCTGGGAGGAAGACGGAGAACATGCAGCCACCGGGGAAAGTGAAGAGGCCAGGGGTGGAGGAGCAGTGGCCTGGAGGTGCAGCGGGATCACATTTTATGTCTGTGCTGGAAACAGTCAGTCAAATACATGTCACCGCCAGACCAGAGCTGCAAG GTCCACAGTGTGTTCCCAGGAGGATCTACAGCATCActgcaggaggcagcaggtCACAGTTAATTGTGGCTGTGGAAG AgagttcatgtgtgtgtctccagtgtTGTGGTCCGGCTCGGGCCTGTTCCCTGCAGGGCTTCGACTGTCAGGGCCGCcaggtcttttattttgaaaggccCCTCAGGGTGGATGCCTGCTGCCTTGGCTGCTGCCTGATGGAGATGAGAGCCTACACACCTCAGAAACATCTTATTGGAAGCGTATGCCAGAG GTGGAGCATGTTCACCCCTCTCCTGGAAGTGTGTGATGCAGAAGGAGCGTCCACCGCCAGGATCCAGGGCTCCTGCTGCCCGTGTCGCTGCTTCTCCAACCAGCAGTTCCAG ATTGTCTCCAACATTGGTGAGAAAGTGGGCATGATATGGAAGAGATGGCCTGGTTTCAATGACGAACACAACATGGACCATGAGTATTTTGGGTTGGAAG TGCCGCAGCGTATGGAAGCACACactaaactgctgctgctggcagccACTTTCTTGTTG AATCACATGTTCTTTGAAATGAGCTGA